GTGTCCAAAGGTAGAAGCAAATTGCCAAGAAGATATCGCTTGGGGATGAGATTTTTATGAGTAACCAAATCAACAGCCCTTCTGGACGACCACGCAGCATCCACGCCGACCAAGCAATTCTGCAAGCGACCTTAGACTTGCTTGCAGAGGTAGGATATCAGAGCATGAGTATAGAAGCGATCGCTTCTCGTGCTGGAGTTGGAAAAACAACAATCTATCGGCGTTATACTTCCAAAGAAGAACTAGTTGCAGACGCGATAGAAAGTTTCAGAGATGATTTAGCGATCCCCAATACTGGCAGCTTTTGGGGAGACATGGATATTTTGATTAATAATGCCGCTAAAAAAATAGATAGTCCCCTTGGTCGCCAGACACTCGCTTTGATAATTAGTACAGCATCTAGCAATCCTCAATTTGCCGAGGTTTACTGGACAAAATATACCAAAGTCCGACGTGAAGCTTTGTCTAAAGTACTTAAGCGGGCAAAATCTAGAGGCGAAATACACAAGGATGCGGATATTGAGCTAGTTATCGACCTTTTAAGTGGGTCACTCTACTATGCACTTATTTTTAAACCCATAACCGAGCCAGTAGAAGCGTATATGCGCCGCACAATGAATCTTTTGATGAAGGGAGTGGGGAGTGGGGAGTAGGGAGAAGTTGTAGTAAGTGCTTTCGCAATTCCCCATTCCCCATTCCCCATTCCCCATTCCAACTTGTTAGCAAAATAACTTTCCAGTATAGGTCATAAATGAGATGATGGAGAAATTAGAGAAAAAGGTGAACAATTGTTATTTTTCTCCTTCCGCTTCTGGTTGCAGAATAGCATTACAGTACTGAATGAGGGTTGTCAAGCGATCGCTAATCGTCTGAAGTCTCGTTTGTGCAGTCGATGCTTGCCGCGCTCCTTGCAAAAACATCACATCTATTGCCAACAAACGCAATTGTTTACTCATTTCCGTTTGATAAGACTGGACTCGCCAGTTTTCATCAGCCAAAGGCACAATTTGCTGTCCGAAAAATTGCTGCAACGAGGCTACACGCTGTCGCAGTTCGGGTGCAGCGATTTGGGTAGTTGTGGCATCCGTGCGTAATTGCTCTAGCAAGGTTACGAGTGCCAAATATTTCTCAGGGTTTAAAGACATCCAGTGCTAGTTAAGATAGTATTAATGTCAAGTAATTTTTCTTCTACAATAAACTTCTCTTTTACATTTATCAGCACTAAAAGCCTCAAATTATGGTTTGAGGCTTTGTTTGCCATCAATGCATTTTCAAGTTTATGATCCTTGAAACTCAAACTGGATGACTACCAACAGCCATTGGAAAATCATCCTGACACTGTTTTTTCTACCCGTCTCTGGGCGACAGCATCTTCTTCAGTTGATGCTGGCAGTTTTATTTATCATTCACTTAATCTACCGATCCTATCCAAACCCAATTGTATGAGCAGTCTAGCTATTAATTCACCAATTGATCTAGCCATTCCAGAATGGTTAAAAAAATGTTTGAAGGAGTCATCGACAAGTCACGGCGAAGCGGAAGATGACCGAAGGCATAATGATGCAGTCTTAATTGGTCGCGCATTTGAATTTGCTTACCAACTGCACCAAGGTCAATACCGGAAATCGGGAGAAGCATACATTGCCCATCCCATCGCTGTAGCTGACTTGCTGCGTGACTTGGGAGGTAGTGCTGCTATGATAGCAGCTGGATTTCTTCATGATGTTGTTGAAGATACAGAAGTTACAAGTGAAGAAATAGAAGAACGCTTTGGCCCAGAAGTACGCCAATTGGTTGAAGGTGTAACAAAGCTTTCTAAAATCAATTTCACCAGCAAAACCGAAAGCCAAGCCGAAAACTTCCGGCGGATGTTTTTGGCAATGGCGCAAGATATTCGCGTAATTGTGGTGAAATTGGCAGATCGTTTGCATAATATGCGAACTTTACAATATATGTCAGAAGCTAGCCGCCGCCGCAGTGCCCAGGAAACGCGAGATATTTTCGCACCCTTAGCCAATCGCTTGGGGATTTGGCGAATTAAATGGGAACTGGAAGATTTGGCTTTTAAGTATTTGGAACCGGAAGCTTACCGCCAAATGCAAGAGCATGTTTCCGAAAAACGGACGGCGCGAGAAGAGAAACTGGCTAGGGCTACAGACATTCTGCGGGAACGTTTGCAGCAAGCCGGAATCCGCTTTCAGGATATTAGCGGTCGTCCTAAGCATCTTTATAGCATTTACCAAAAAATGCACCGCCAGCAAAAAGAATTTCATGAAATCTATGATTTGGCTGCGTTGCGGATTATTGTTCAAAGCAATGAGGAATGTTATCGGGCGTTGGCGGTGGTTCATGATGCTTTTCGCCCAATTCCTGGGAGATTTAAGGACTACATTGGGCTGCCAAAACCTAACCGATACCAGTCTTTGCATACTGGGGTGATTGGACTAACTGGCCGTCCTTTGGAGGTGCAAATTCGGACAATCGAAATGCATCATATCGCGGAGTATGGGATTGCCGCCCATTGGAAATACAAAGAAACTGGAGGTTCTAGTATTAGCCATTTGACAGCGACAGATGACAAGTTTACTTGGCTGCGGCAGCTGCTAGAATGGCAAACTGATCTTAAGGATGCTCAAGAATATCTTGATAGCATCAAGGATAATCTATTTGAAGATGATGTCTATGTCTTCACCCCTAAGGGGGATGTTGTGCCTTTAAGCCCCGGTTCTACCACTGTAGATTTTGCTTATCGTATTCATACGGAAGTGGGAAATCACTGTTCCGGGGCGCGGGTGAATGGGCGAATGGTATCTCTGTCAACGCGGCTACAAAATGGGGATATTGTAGAAGTTCTCACCCAAAAGAACTGCCATCCAAGTTTAGATTGGTTGAACTTTGTCAGAAGTTCGGCGGCAAAATATCGGATAAAACAATGGTACAAGCGATCGCGCCGGGAAGAAAATGTTGCCCGTGGACGGGAATTGTTAGAAAAGGAACTCGGTAAAACTGGTTTTGATAGTCTGCTGAAGTCCGATGCGATGCAGATTGTCGGCGAAAAGTGTAACTACCACAGCGTAGAAGATTTACTCGCTGGTTTGGGTTACGGAGAAATTACGTTGAACCTAGTGCTAAATCGCTGGCGAGAAGTGGCGAAGGGACAACAGCCTGTTTCCACAGTGTCGCCATTTATTCCCAAAGAACCAACATCAAAGGCTTTGCGAGATGCACCTCCAACTACTTCTCGCGCCACTGACTCGCCAATTGTTGGTGTAGAGGGGTTGGTATACTATTTAGCTGGGTGTTGTACCCCGATTCCTGGCGAACCGATTATTGGTGTGGTGACGCGAGGTAGGGGGATTTCAATTCATCGCCAAGGCTGCCATAATCTAGAAACTGTAGAGTATGAGCGCTTAGTACCAGTTCGGTGGAATCCAGGCGCTGAAAATAGTGGTCGTCCGCACACGTATCCAGTGGATGTACAAATTGAAGCCCTTGACCGTGTTGGGGTGCTAAAGGATATTTTGTCACGGTTGAGTGACCAAGGGATCAATGTCCGCCATGCTCAGGTGAAAACGTCTATTGGTCAACCTGCATTGATGGACTTAGGAATAGATATACGCGATCGCTCTCAATTAGAGCAAGTGTTTGTCCAAATTAAGAAAATGAGCGACATTTTAAATATCCGCCGCGTTGGTCAAATTGACGAGTAGGTGATTGGTGGGGTGCGTTAACGGAGTTTGACGCACTATTTTGCGATCGTTTTTAAGAGGCGAACCGCAGAGGCGCAGAGGGCGCAGAGAAAGAGAGGAGGAAATCAATGTAATGAGGTAGCAATTTTGCCTTATTAGCTAACTTGAATATTGAATACATCTATAAGCAAAAGATGGGTGAATATCAAGAGTTTGAAAATATTTGTTTTGTCGATATGCTGGATCATACCTCCTTTGAAGGCAAGCAATTAGATTTATTTGCCATGAGTGTATAAAACACAGAGAGAATTAAACGGCAAAATGAAAGTAAAATATCAGTGATTATTGGTAATCCTCCATATAATGCAAGGCAAGAAGAGCAAGGGGATAGAACAGAAAAGGGATTTGACCCCACCTGAACGAGAACCACTTATAAGAAACCCATGTTCCGCTTCGCTTCACAACAGAGGGAAGAGGCGACTTCCCCCTACCTCTTTGTTCAAGATGGACGCGGTTTAAATCATAATCCCAACATAATAGTCATTATAGATAAAAACTTATATATGACAAATTACGACTAAAATTAAGTTACAAAATAAGTGAAAACAGTAATTCATAATCTAAATACAATAGTCTCGATAAACAAGAGTTTATATATTAGAAATTATTCACATGGTTAACAAAAATAGATAAATTTTTCCTTATACATGCAATCTAATATTTGTTTAATAATTCGAGACTCCGAGTGAACTAATTGGGCTTCAAAGGCTGTAAACTGATTTCAACAAGGTGAATGATGCCTCTGCGTCACACTAGAGCAGAGCCAATAAATAAACCGAGTTTTTATATAGGTAGCCGTGTCATTGATGAAATGGCTACGTTTACGTTGGCAAATATAGCTTGATTAATCATTAGACAATGCAAGAAACACAACGTTTTTCTTGCCTAAATTGTCATAGCTATAAAAAATAAAATTTACCTTGAAAGGAGATATTATGACAGAATTTTTTAATCAAATTTCCCGTCGCAAATTCATGATTGCAGTCGGAGCATCTGCGGGAACTGTATTCCTTAAAGGCTGTTTGGGTAATCCTCCTGATAACCTGACTGGTGGAAGCACTCAAAAACAACCAACTGCTCAGTCGGTGGCTAATATTAGTCCCGAACAAACACCAGAAACTACTACAGTAAAGTTAGGATATATACCCATTGTAGAAGCGGCTCCTTTAATTATTGCTAAAGAAAAAGGCTTTTTTACAAAGTATGGCATGACTGATGTTGGTCTTTCTAAACAAGCTTCTTGGGGTGCAGCTAGAGACAACGTAGAAATTGGTTCGGCGGGTGGTGGGATAGATGGCGGACAATGGCAGATGCCAATGCCACATTTAATTTCAGAAGGTTTAATCACCAAGGGAAATAAAAAAATTCCCATGTATGTGTTATGTCAATTGATTACACAGGGAAATGGAATTGCGATCGCAAACAAGCACCAAGGCAAAGGTATTAGTTTACAACTCGCTGGCGCTAAGTCTTTATTTAAGGAATTAAAATCTTCAACACCCTTCACTGCTGCATTCACCTTTCCCCATGTCAACCAAGATTTGTGGATTCGCTACTGGTTAGCAGCAGGTGGCTTAGATCCCGATGCAGATGTCAAATTGCTCACAGTACCTGCGGCGCAAACTGTAGCCAACATGAAAACAGGAACAATGGATGCCTTTAGTACAGGCGATCCCTGGCCATATCGACTGGTGCAAGACAAAATTGGCTATGTAGCAGCATTAACCGCAGAAATTTGGAAAAATCATCCTGAAGAATATCTAGCTATCAGAGGCGACTGGGTTGATAAAAATCCCAAAGCTACCAAAGCGATTTTAAAAGGAATTATGGAAGCACAGCAATGGTTAGATAATTTTGATAACCGTAAAGAAGCCGCTCAAATTCTCGCAGGACGAAATTATTTTAATCTTTCTTCACCGGAAATTCTGGCCGATCCATACCAAGGGAAATATGACATGGGTGATGGTCGGAAAATTGATGATAAATCAATGGCGGCTTACTACTGGAAAGATGAAAAAGGTAGTGTTTCCTATCCATATAAGAGTCACGATTTATGGTTCATAGTTGAAAACGTTCGCTGGGGATTTTTACCAAAAGATTATATTGCCAATAATGCTGCTAAAGCCAAGGAACTGATTAACAGAGTTAACCGTGAAGATATTTGGAAAGAAGCTGCCAAAGAAGCTGGGATTGCTGCTGCTGATATTCCGACAAATACATCCCGTGGTGTAGAAGAGTTTTTTGATGGCATCAAATTTGACCCCGAAAAGCCAGAAGAATATCTCAAGAATTTGAAAATCAAGAAGGTCAGTATTTAGAGACGCGATAAATTGCTTGTAGAGACGCGATCATCGCGTCTAGGACAAATAACAAATAAAATTTGAGGAGAACACAGCATCATGACAATAGCTCAAAAACGCCCTGCAAGCCCCAAATTTAGTAATAGCTTTATATCCGGTCTGCAAAAGCAATTTCCTGACTTGATACCACCAGCGATCGCAATCGCAATCTTCTTGACTATTTGGCAACTATTTGCATGGACTCCAGGAGCCACATTACCAGGGCCGATACAGGTTGTCCAAGACACTTGGATTCTCATTTTCTGGCCTTTTTATGACCGGGGTGGCCTTGATAAAGGTCTATTTTGGCAGATTCTCGCCAGTCTGAAACGGGTTGCGATCAGTTATACCCTAGCTGCGATCGTTGGTATTGGCTTGGGCGTTTTGATTGGTGTCAATAAAACCATGTCCAAAGCTTTAGATCCCATCTTTCAGTTACTGCGGACAGTACCTCCACTAGCTTGGGTTCCCATTTCTTTAGCAGCTTTACGACAAAACGAACCAGCCGCCTTATTTGTAATTTTCATCACCGCCATTTGGCCGATTTTAATTAACACTGCTGTCGGCGTTACCCAAATTCCCCAAGATTACAACAACGTCGCCAAAGTTCTGCAACTTAGCCGCAAAGACTATTTCTTTAATATTTTGATTCCTGCGGCATTACCCTACATTTTCACAGGGTTGAGAATTGCGATCGGTTTAGCTTGGTTAGCCATTATCGCCGCCGAAATCGTCATGTCCGGTATTGTCGGAATCGGCTTTTTTATCTGGGATGCCTATCAAAATAACAACGTCAGCGAAGTTATTTTAGCTCTAATTTATATCGGCGTTGTCGGCTTGGTGCTAGATAAAATGATGGGTTGGCTGCAAAACAAAATTTTACCAGCAGAGCAAAAATAGTGAATTGGGAATGGGGAATAGGAAAGATTTTTCCAATCCCTAATCCCCAATCATCTCTAATCTTCAATGCCCAATGCCCAATACCAAATACCAAATACCAAATATCTTATGTTCGTAGCTGTCGATCAAATTGAAAAAGTTTTTGAATTAACTGGTGGTGGCAAATATATCGCCCTTAAAGGAATCGACCTCCAAATAAAAAAAGGGGAATTTATTTCTTTAATTGGTCACTCCGGTTGCGGTAAATCTACCTTATTAAATATGATTGCGGGTTTGGATTTACCCAGTGAGGGTATTGTCACCCTAGAAGGACAAAGAATTACTAAACCTGGCCCAGACAGAATGGTGGTGTTCCAAAATTACTCATTATTACCTTGGCGGACAGTAAGAGAAAATATTGCTCTGGCTGTGGACTCGGTAATGAAGGGTATACCCGCCGAGGAGCGAAACGCTATTATCGAAAAACATATTGATATGGTGGGTTTGCGTCCCCATGCAGACAAACAACCAGGAATGTTATCAGGTGGACAAAAACAGCGAGTTGCGATCGCCCGCGCCTTAGCAATTCGTCCTAAATTACTCTTGCTAGATGAACCCTTCGGTGCATTAGATGCACTCACACGCGGCAATTTGCAAGAACAACTGATGCGAATCTGCGAAGAAAATCAAGTAACTGCCGTCATGGTTACACATGATGTCGATGAAGCAGTACTATTATCTGACAGAATCGTGATGTTAACCAATGGCCCCGAATCTAAAATTGGTGACATTCTCGAAGTAGATATTCCCAGACCCCGCAAACGGATGGAAGTAGTAGAACATCCCAGTTACTACAGCTTGCGGAGTGAGATGATTTACTTCCTCAATCAGCAGAAACGGATCAAAAAAATTCGGGCGCGGAAAACTGCTGATATTGCCCGTCATGGGTTAGAAAAAGTTAACCTAGAAATTGGCTTTTTACCTCTAACTGCTTGCGCCCCCTTAGCAGTTGCTAAAGAAAAAGGCTTCTTTGCCAAACATGGTTTAGATGAAGTTAACCTTGTACGAGAAAGTAACTGGCGGGGGATCGTCGATGGCATTAGTGGGGGTTATTTGGATGCGGCTCAAATGCCTTCAGGGATGCCCATGTGGTTAACTTTGGGAGGACATAATAACCAACCTCTGCCCGTTGTCACCGCCCTAACCATGACTCGCAACGGTAACGCCATCACCTTGGCAAAACACTTTTACGACCGAGGCGTGCAAACCTTATCAGATTTCAAAAGATATCTGCTTTGCACCCGCGAACAACGGCACACAATGGGGGTAGTGCATCCCGCATCTATGCACAACTTGCTGCTGCGTTACTGGCTAGCGGCTGGTGGAATTGATCCAGATTGTGATGTGGATATGAAGACCATTCCCCCAGCGCAAATGGTAGCCGATTTAAAAGCGGGAAGCATTGATGGTTACTGCGTCGGCGAACCTTGGAACTATCGCGCTGCTGTGGAAGGTGTCGGCTTTACCATCGCTACCGACTTAGAAGTTTGGTTAGGACACCCCGGTAAAGTTCTTGGTGTGCGGGAAGATTGGGCAGAAACCTATCCAAATACGCACATTGCTTTAACTAAAGCTTTATTAGAAGCTTGCGTGTATTGTGCAAATCCCGATAATGCCCAAGAAATTCGCCAAATCTTAGCAGGGCGAGATTATGTTAGTACCGATTTAGAATACATTCAACTCGAAGATCCAGATAATCTCACCTGTGATATAGATCATCCGTTGCAAGACTATGCCCATCACCAATTTTATTCTGAATCTGCCATTAACCGCCCCAGCCGCACCGAACAAATTTGGATTATGAGTCAATTAGCGCGTTGGGGTGACACACCCTTCCCCAGAAATTGGGTAGAAGTTGTTGAACGGGTTTGTCGGGTGCGTGTTTTCAGCACCGCCGCACGGGAATTAGGTTTGGATATTAGCTATATTCGTCAGCCGATCAAAATGTTTGATGGTACTCCCTTTAACGCCGACGATCCCATCGCCTATCTCAACAGCTTGAAAATTAAGTGTGATTTTTCAATCGCGGAAGTTGTTCTTGATGCACCAAGAAGAAAACTCGCATGATAAAAAAATCCTGACAGAAAGAGAGAGTGGAAGAAGTAGCACATCACACGTGAACCTTTTATCTCCGTTGACGAGTATTTGAACTGGATGAATCCACCTTTTATCTCCGTTAATGATTTGACTTTTTACATCATCTGAAAAAACCAACAAAAGACCTAACCCCCTACCCCCTTCCCTACAAGGGAAGGGGGAAAATTCAAAGCCTCTCCCCTTCTAGGGGCTACGGTGTACACACAAGTCTGATCATCTTATCCACATCGTTTTGATCCCCCCTAACCCCCCTTTTTAAGGGGGGAACTAGAGTCAAAGTCCCCCTTTTTAAGGGGGATTTAGGGGGATCAAGCCACATTTTGCACTCAGCACAGAGATGTGTGTACACCGTAGCTTCTAGGGGAGAGGTTTGGAGAGAGGTCAGAATATTCATTTGCACATCGCATACATTTAGCTTTTTAATCCCCAAATACCAAATACCATGCAAAACCGCAACTCAACAGCTACAAACACACTAGGAAAACCATTTGCAACTGCAACCACTAACCGCAGACCTTTTTTAGAAATTAAAGACGTTACCAAAGTTTATCCCACAAAGAAAGGCCCCTACACCGTACTCGACGGCGTTAACCTCAACGTCGAACAAGGCGAATTTCTTTGCGTCATCGGCCACTCTGGCTGCGGCAAATCGACACTTCTAAATATGGTATCCGGTTTTAACTTTCCCACCTCTGGGGAAGTGTTGCTGGAAGGAGAACCAATCACTAAGCCAGGCCCAGACAGGATGGTTGTCTTCCAAAGCTATGCCTTGCTACCGTGGCGGACTGCTTTTGAAAACATCTACTTAGCTGTTAACGCCGTTTATCCCAACAAACCACAAGCTGAAAAAAGAGCGATCGTGCGCGATCATTTAGCAATGGTGGGACTGGCTGATGCAATGGAAAAGAAACCAATGCAGATATCCGGTGGGATGAGACAACGGGTTTCTATTGCCCGTGCTTTAGCGATTCGTCCCAAAGTCTTAATTTTAGATGAACCTTTTGGGGCGCTGGATGCCATCACCAAAGAAGAGTTACAAGAAGAATTACTCAAAATTTGGGGCGATAACCGTTGTACAGTGCTGATGATTACCCATGATATCGACGAGGCACTATTTTTAGCAGATAAATTGGTAATGATGACTAATGGGCCCCATGCGAAAATAGGTGAGGTCATGGAAATTCCCTTTTCTCGTCCGCGCGATCGCGCCCGCATCATGGAAGATCCACAATACTATCAACTACGTAATTATGCTCTAGATTTCCTCTTTAATCGCTTTGCCCATGATGACGTAGGTTAAACTAATCGTCATTCTCCTAACTTCTAAAATGGTTCCTTCCAAACGAGTTTATTTGTTGCTAGTTTTAGGTATAGCGATCGCCCCGATCCTATGCCTTTTTCTCAGCATTAAAGCAGCGATCGCTATCATTGTGGTATTTGATGCCATAATTCTGGGATTGATGGTTGCAGATGGTATGCAGGTGCGGCGTTCTCGCGTGCAAATAACCCGCGAATTACCGTCCCGATTATCCATTGGGCGGGATAATCCGGTGATGCTAAAAGTAACATCGCCAAATACCAACGCCTTAATTGAAATCTGCGATTACTACCCAGCAGGGTTTGGTGTATCAGCACCCACACTCCGGGCGATTATTCCCAGTAATACTACCCAAGAATTGACATATACCGTCAACCCAAAACAGCGCGGCCAGTTCCCTTGGGGAAATATTCAAGTCCGCCAGTTGGGAATTTGGGGATTAGCTTGGGATGATTGGCAAATTGCCCAAAGTCTGCCAGTGAAAGTTTATCCTGATTTAGTGGGATTGCGATCGCTGACAATTCGTTTGACATTGCAATCATCAGGATCGATCCGTCAACGCAAAACTGGTATTGGTACAGAGTTTGCCGAACTGCGGAATTATCGCACTGGTGACGATTTGCGCTTTATTGATTGGAAAGCTACCGCCCGTCGGGTTGGGGCTTATAATAATGCAACGCCACTGGTAAGGGTTCTAGAACCAGAACAAGAACAAACTTTACTAATCTTGCTCGATCGCGGCCGCTTAATGACCGCAAAGGTGCAGAATTTGCAGCGATTTGACTGGGGTTTGAATGCAACCTTATCCTTAGCATTGGCGGGATTACATCGTGGCGATCGCGTCGGTGTTGGTGTATTTGACCGCCAGATGCATACGTGGATTCCCCCAGAACGCGGCCAACATCATTTAAATCAGTTAATCGATCGCTTAACTCCAATTCAACCAGTATTATTTGAATCCGATTATTTGGGGGCGGTGACAAATGTTTTACAACGTCAAACTCGCAGGGCGCTAGTAGTCGTGATTACCGACTTAGTTGATGTCACCGCCTCTACAGAACTCCTGGCTGCACTTTCCAAGTTAGCGCCTCGCTATCTGCCATTTTGCGTAACTCTGCGAGATCCGCAAGTTGATCGTTTAGCACATACCTTCACAGATGATGTTACAGAAACTTATGCCCGTGCAGTGGCACTAGATTTACTAATGCAACGACAAATAGCATTTGCTCAATTGAAACAAAAAGGTGTATTAGTTCTAGATGCACCAGCAAATCAAATTGCCGATGAGATAGTTGAGCGATATCTGCAACTCAAAGCGCGGAATCAACTTTAGTCGAGACGCATTAGCATCTCGACTAATCACAATTAAACAACCACAAAATTGTTGTTAGTTAGTGACAATCCAGTTGATAGTTGGGCAAATTTTACCTGAGTAAACCCAGTCGCACTGCCATCTTGGTCAAAATACAGTCCACCAGTAGAACTGTCATAAATGAATCGTTGAGCGATCGTTGTTGCAGATGTTCCGATGGTAAACTGGCTAGCTGAAAGTGAACCTATTGATAAACCGCCACCAAAATCATAAGCCGATACCTGAATCAAGTCATTACTGGCGTTGAAGTCATAAAGACTATCAACACCTTCATTGTAACTATTGAAAGCAAAGGTATCAGTCCCATTCCCTCCATAAAGGCTGTCATTACCTTTTCCACCTGTGAGGGTATCATTGCCGTTGCTGCCCACAATCAAGTCATTGTAGTCTGTACCTGAGATATTTAATGCTTCAATATTGTTGTAATTAACTAGATACCCGTCTGCCGTAAACGATCCAGTGTTAGTAGTAGCATTAAAAGTCGAGGCGATTCCCTTTGTAGCAATGTAGTAATTGATGGACAACAAATCGTTACCATTACCGCCATTTACTGTTTGAGTAGCTAAGTCAGATGGGGCAGGATCTGAGGATATGGTGGCTAAATAGAAGGAATCATTGCCATCACCCCCAGAGAGCAGATTATTACCTTTTGTATTGCTAGCACTGAAGGTATCGTCACCAGCGCCACCGTTGAGGGTATTATCACCTATTGAAGATTCTATATCCAATAAATCATTGCCATCCTCACCAGAGAGGAAGTTATCGCCTGTTGAGTACCTAGCATTCAAATTATCGTTACCTGCACCACCATTGAGGGTGTTATTGCCTAAAGAGCGAGTGTCGAAGGTATTTCCACGATCTTCGTAGTAGGAGCCAGAGATATCAAGAGTATCATTGCCATCGCCCCCAGAGAGCAGATTATCACCTCTTGAACTGCTAGCACTCAAACTGTCGTTGCCAGCACCGCCATTAAGGGTGTTATTACCTAAAGAGTGGGAGGAATTGTCGCCACCAAAGATGTCAAGAGTATCATTGCCATCGCCCCCAGAGAGAAGGTTATCACCTTCTGAACTGCTAGCATTCAAACTGTCGTTACCAATACCACCATCAAGAATATTATCACCTGCACCACTCTCGAGAGTATCATTTCCTGCACCACCAATCAGAGTATCATTTCCCGCATCACCTCTGAGGATGTCATTACCACTTAAGCCATCGATGATGTCATTACCACCTTGACCATTGATGACATCATTGGAGTTATCAAAGCCTGTAATATTGTTATCCAGGTTATTCAGGAAGGTAACAGTGTTCCTTTTGAATAGGGTAGTTTGAGTAGAATTAGCATCAAACACATCAAAACTGTCGGTGATGCTAGTTTGTCCATCAAACAGGATATTGCCAATAGCAGGACGTGAAGAAGTTGCTGGCAGATTATCCAGGTTTTCTAATTTGAAGTTTTGCAGAATGACTTTGCTATCAGCAGAACCTTCAAAGGTAATTTCTAAGTTGTTACCATTTTGAGTTAATTGCAGATTTTGAGCAGTGAATTGATCGCCTGTAAATTGCAAAGTATCTGAGGAGGCGATCGCAGTTGCTGAGGGATTTGAGCCTTTACCT
This genomic interval from Nostoc sp. KVJ3 contains the following:
- a CDS encoding TetR/AcrR family transcriptional regulator, with amino-acid sequence MSNQINSPSGRPRSIHADQAILQATLDLLAEVGYQSMSIEAIASRAGVGKTTIYRRYTSKEELVADAIESFRDDLAIPNTGSFWGDMDILINNAAKKIDSPLGRQTLALIISTASSNPQFAEVYWTKYTKVRREALSKVLKRAKSRGEIHKDADIELVIDLLSGSLYYALIFKPITEPVEAYMRRTMNLLMKGVGSGE
- a CDS encoding RelA/SpoT family protein; the protein is MSSLAINSPIDLAIPEWLKKCLKESSTSHGEAEDDRRHNDAVLIGRAFEFAYQLHQGQYRKSGEAYIAHPIAVADLLRDLGGSAAMIAAGFLHDVVEDTEVTSEEIEERFGPEVRQLVEGVTKLSKINFTSKTESQAENFRRMFLAMAQDIRVIVVKLADRLHNMRTLQYMSEASRRRSAQETRDIFAPLANRLGIWRIKWELEDLAFKYLEPEAYRQMQEHVSEKRTAREEKLARATDILRERLQQAGIRFQDISGRPKHLYSIYQKMHRQQKEFHEIYDLAALRIIVQSNEECYRALAVVHDAFRPIPGRFKDYIGLPKPNRYQSLHTGVIGLTGRPLEVQIRTIEMHHIAEYGIAAHWKYKETGGSSISHLTATDDKFTWLRQLLEWQTDLKDAQEYLDSIKDNLFEDDVYVFTPKGDVVPLSPGSTTVDFAYRIHTEVGNHCSGARVNGRMVSLSTRLQNGDIVEVLTQKNCHPSLDWLNFVRSSAAKYRIKQWYKRSRREENVARGRELLEKELGKTGFDSLLKSDAMQIVGEKCNYHSVEDLLAGLGYGEITLNLVLNRWREVAKGQQPVSTVSPFIPKEPTSKALRDAPPTTSRATDSPIVGVEGLVYYLAGCCTPIPGEPIIGVVTRGRGISIHRQGCHNLETVEYERLVPVRWNPGAENSGRPHTYPVDVQIEALDRVGVLKDILSRLSDQGINVRHAQVKTSIGQPALMDLGIDIRDRSQLEQVFVQIKKMSDILNIRRVGQIDE
- the ntrB gene encoding nitrate ABC transporter permease; amino-acid sequence: MTIAQKRPASPKFSNSFISGLQKQFPDLIPPAIAIAIFLTIWQLFAWTPGATLPGPIQVVQDTWILIFWPFYDRGGLDKGLFWQILASLKRVAISYTLAAIVGIGLGVLIGVNKTMSKALDPIFQLLRTVPPLAWVPISLAALRQNEPAALFVIFITAIWPILINTAVGVTQIPQDYNNVAKVLQLSRKDYFFNILIPAALPYIFTGLRIAIGLAWLAIIAAEIVMSGIVGIGFFIWDAYQNNNVSEVILALIYIGVVGLVLDKMMGWLQNKILPAEQK
- the patD gene encoding heterocyst frequency control protein PatD; the protein is MSLNPEKYLALVTLLEQLRTDATTTQIAAPELRQRVASLQQFFGQQIVPLADENWRVQSYQTEMSKQLRLLAIDVMFLQGARQASTAQTRLQTISDRLTTLIQYCNAILQPEAEGEK
- a CDS encoding CmpA/NrtA family ABC transporter substrate-binding protein, whose product is MTEFFNQISRRKFMIAVGASAGTVFLKGCLGNPPDNLTGGSTQKQPTAQSVANISPEQTPETTTVKLGYIPIVEAAPLIIAKEKGFFTKYGMTDVGLSKQASWGAARDNVEIGSAGGGIDGGQWQMPMPHLISEGLITKGNKKIPMYVLCQLITQGNGIAIANKHQGKGISLQLAGAKSLFKELKSSTPFTAAFTFPHVNQDLWIRYWLAAGGLDPDADVKLLTVPAAQTVANMKTGTMDAFSTGDPWPYRLVQDKIGYVAALTAEIWKNHPEEYLAIRGDWVDKNPKATKAILKGIMEAQQWLDNFDNRKEAAQILAGRNYFNLSSPEILADPYQGKYDMGDGRKIDDKSMAAYYWKDEKGSVSYPYKSHDLWFIVENVRWGFLPKDYIANNAAKAKELINRVNREDIWKEAAKEAGIAAADIPTNTSRGVEEFFDGIKFDPEKPEEYLKNLKIKKVSI